In Asanoa sp. WMMD1127, one genomic interval encodes:
- a CDS encoding helix-turn-helix transcriptional regulator, giving the protein MIDRAGLAEFLRRRREALQPEDVGLPRGQRRRTAGLRREEVAALCHISTDYYSRLERERGPHPSPQMIASIAQGLHLSLDERDHLFRLAGHNPPSRGALSSHVSPGLLRIFDRLADTPAEIVTELGETLRQTPVGVALTGDLTRFTGPARSIGYRWFTDPATRALYHPDDHALHSRVFASGLRGVVTLRGPDSWAAHLQQLLLDRSAEFRSLWNEHEIGIGYDDVKRFVHPEVGMLELTCQRLLDPEQSHYLLVYTAAPGTESYEKLQLLSVIGTQHLSRRPA; this is encoded by the coding sequence ATGATCGATCGAGCCGGGCTCGCCGAGTTCCTGCGCCGGCGACGCGAGGCGCTGCAGCCTGAAGACGTCGGCCTCCCGCGCGGGCAGCGGCGGCGCACCGCGGGTCTCCGCCGCGAGGAGGTCGCCGCGCTCTGCCACATCTCGACCGACTACTACAGCCGGCTGGAGCGCGAGCGCGGCCCCCACCCGTCGCCGCAGATGATCGCCTCGATCGCGCAGGGACTGCACCTGTCCCTCGACGAGCGCGACCACCTGTTCCGCCTCGCCGGCCACAACCCGCCCAGCCGCGGCGCGCTCAGCTCACACGTGAGCCCGGGCCTGCTGCGCATCTTCGACCGGCTCGCCGACACCCCGGCCGAGATCGTCACGGAGCTCGGCGAGACGTTGCGGCAGACACCGGTCGGCGTCGCGCTCACCGGCGACCTCACGCGATTCACCGGCCCGGCCCGCAGCATCGGCTACCGGTGGTTCACCGACCCGGCGACCCGGGCCCTTTACCACCCCGACGACCACGCGCTGCACTCCCGCGTGTTCGCCTCCGGCCTGCGCGGCGTGGTCACGCTCCGCGGCCCGGACTCCTGGGCGGCGCACCTCCAGCAGCTGCTGCTCGACCGCAGCGCGGAGTTCCGGTCGCTGTGGAACGAGCACGAGATCGGCATCGGGTACGACGACGTCAAGCGCTTCGTGCATCCGGAGGTCGGCATGCTCGAGCTGACCTGCCAACGGCTCCTGGACCCGGAGCAGTCGCACTACCTGCTCGTCTACACGGCCGCACCGGGCACCGAGAGCTACGAGAAACTCCAGCTCCTCTCCGTCATCGGCACGCAACACCTGTCCCGTAGGCCCGCTTGA
- a CDS encoding ABC transporter ATP-binding protein has protein sequence MNASNGPAIEIAGLTKTFGRAIALDGLDLTVRSGEVHGFLGPNGSGKTTTIRILLGLLRPDAGTVRMLDQDPWRDAVALHRRLAYVAGDVTLWPNITGGEVIDLLGRMRGGLDRGRRDELLERFDLDPRKKARTYSKGNRQKVALVAALASTAELLLLDEPTSGLDPLMEAEFQRCIRQVKEEGRTVLLSSHILAEVEALCDRVSIIRLGRTVESGTLRELRHLTRTSIAVETERPLAGIDALPGVHDLVVDDRHARFDVDTAALDAVVRELAPLGVRSLTSTPPTLEEMFLRHYGESAKVAAR, from the coding sequence GTGAACGCATCCAACGGGCCGGCGATCGAGATCGCCGGTCTGACCAAGACCTTCGGCCGCGCCATCGCGCTGGACGGGCTCGACCTGACCGTCCGGTCCGGGGAGGTGCACGGCTTCCTCGGCCCGAACGGCAGCGGCAAGACGACCACCATCCGGATCCTGCTCGGCCTGCTGCGCCCTGACGCGGGCACGGTGCGGATGCTCGACCAGGACCCGTGGCGGGACGCCGTCGCCCTGCACCGCAGGCTGGCGTACGTGGCCGGCGACGTCACGCTGTGGCCGAACATCACCGGCGGCGAGGTGATCGACCTGTTGGGCCGGATGCGGGGCGGCCTCGACCGCGGCCGCCGCGACGAGCTGCTGGAGCGGTTCGACCTCGATCCGCGCAAGAAGGCCCGCACCTACTCCAAAGGCAACCGGCAGAAGGTGGCGCTGGTGGCCGCCCTCGCCTCCACCGCCGAGTTGCTGCTGCTCGACGAGCCGACCTCCGGCCTGGACCCGCTGATGGAGGCCGAGTTCCAGCGGTGCATCCGCCAGGTGAAGGAGGAGGGCCGGACGGTCCTGCTGTCGAGCCACATCCTGGCGGAGGTCGAGGCGCTCTGCGACCGGGTCAGCATCATCCGCCTGGGCCGCACGGTCGAGAGCGGAACGCTGCGCGAGCTCCGGCACCTGACCAGGACCTCCATCGCGGTGGAGACGGAGCGGCCGTTGGCCGGCATCGACGCGCTGCCCGGCGTGCACGACCTGGTCGTCGACGACCGCCACGCGCGCTTCGACGTCGACACCGCCGCCCTCGACGCCGTGGTCCGCGAGCTCGCTCCGTTGGGCGTTCGCAGCCTGACCAGCACGCCGCCGACGCTGGAGGAGATGTTCCTGCGCCACTACGGCGAGTCCGCGAAGGTCGCGGCGCGATGA
- a CDS encoding ThuA domain-containing protein, with protein sequence MSAFAIAGDRPGRPSGIDPVYGVCRGVDPDCYSDWGTQRDNKVLVYSRTAGPRHANLGQNLDPDNPANAGVALPRPYVITHDHTDPAAWPRPLNSSNVAQTELVRMLTAEGIEVHVTEDVQAIERLSASYKAVIFMSPTRDTLWNHARGAEGGTRLDYARESLRKYIQGGGGFVGVHNAFGTEYGWQWYEGLLGNANYYNHGRNQPGDVVVVNDRDVSTKDLPRRWAFSDEWYNLVPFPTDVNFLATVDERTLADGAGGEGSHPGHGDFHPVTWCQYYDGGRSWVTTLGHDARAFQQNSGFPGAAEFQAHLVHGIKSAMGNEPFCTPAKRKKP encoded by the coding sequence ATGTCCGCCTTCGCCATCGCCGGCGATCGGCCGGGTCGGCCGTCCGGCATCGACCCGGTGTACGGCGTGTGCCGGGGAGTGGACCCGGACTGTTACAGCGACTGGGGCACCCAGCGCGACAACAAGGTCCTGGTGTACTCCCGCACCGCGGGTCCCCGCCACGCCAACCTCGGACAGAACCTCGACCCCGACAACCCGGCCAACGCCGGCGTCGCGCTGCCCCGGCCCTATGTGATCACGCACGACCACACCGACCCGGCCGCCTGGCCGCGCCCGCTCAACAGCTCCAACGTGGCCCAGACCGAGTTGGTCCGGATGCTCACTGCGGAGGGCATCGAGGTGCACGTCACCGAGGACGTCCAGGCGATCGAGCGCCTGTCGGCCAGCTACAAGGCCGTGATCTTCATGAGCCCGACCCGGGACACACTGTGGAACCACGCGCGGGGCGCGGAGGGCGGCACGCGTCTCGACTACGCCCGCGAGTCGTTGCGCAAGTACATCCAGGGCGGCGGCGGGTTCGTCGGCGTCCACAACGCCTTCGGCACGGAGTACGGCTGGCAGTGGTACGAGGGGCTGCTCGGCAACGCGAACTACTACAACCACGGCCGCAACCAACCGGGCGACGTGGTCGTCGTCAACGACCGCGACGTGTCCACCAAGGACCTGCCGCGCCGGTGGGCCTTCTCCGACGAGTGGTACAACCTCGTCCCGTTCCCGACCGACGTGAACTTCCTCGCCACGGTCGACGAGCGCACGCTCGCGGACGGCGCCGGCGGTGAGGGCTCGCACCCGGGCCACGGCGACTTCCACCCGGTCACCTGGTGCCAGTACTACGACGGCGGCCGGTCCTGGGTCACCACGCTCGGGCACGACGCCCGCGCGTTCCAGCAGAACTCCGGTTTCCCGGGCGCCGCCGAGTTCCAGGCGCACCTCGTGCACGGCATCAAGTCCGCCATGGGCAACGAGCCGTTCTGCACGCCGGCCAAGCGCAAGAAGCCGTGA
- a CDS encoding ABC transporter permease, whose translation MTGAGGLLRFMLRRERMALPWWLLGATVLVLVQSTQSQNLYDTPEDLAKLRQTLGGNAAVIAMSGPVRLLETIGGEVAFEILAFVSIVVALMNMFLVGRHTRADEESGRAELVRSARVGRRAPLAAALALAGLADLAVAVLLFAVTAGTGLPVGGSVLFGVSVATVGLTFAALTAVAVQVFENLRAAYGAVGLAIGAAFVLRAAGDAGNGTLSWLSPIGWAQRTFPYVDNRWWPLLFPVATTAVLTAAAMALLERRDFGAGLVRSRPGRPYASPALRSSLGLAWRLQRGSLVGWALGLFLLGTAYGSIGDSIEQYVADNPEVVQFLPGGAADIVDAFLGLTLLTLAVITAAYAVTVALRARAEETSGRAEPVLATATSRAAWIGSHLSVAVAGSALVLVAAGAGEGLAYGLTVDDLGQVPRLLGVALGYLPAVLLVAAVAVLAIGWLPRAASVVAWVMVAYCAVIALFADSFDIPEWLQRGSPFAHTPQAPLDALTPTPLVLIALVAVVLAASGYAGLRRRDLGY comes from the coding sequence ATGACCGGGGCGGGTGGCCTGCTGCGGTTCATGCTGCGCCGGGAGCGGATGGCGCTGCCCTGGTGGCTGCTCGGCGCGACGGTGCTCGTGCTCGTGCAGTCGACGCAGAGCCAGAACCTCTACGACACGCCTGAGGACCTGGCCAAGCTCCGCCAGACCCTGGGCGGGAACGCCGCCGTCATCGCGATGAGCGGGCCGGTCCGGCTGCTGGAGACCATCGGCGGTGAGGTCGCGTTCGAGATCCTCGCGTTCGTCTCCATCGTCGTGGCGCTGATGAACATGTTCCTCGTCGGCCGGCACACGCGCGCCGACGAGGAGTCCGGTCGGGCCGAGCTCGTCCGTTCGGCCCGCGTCGGCCGCCGGGCCCCGCTGGCCGCCGCGCTGGCGCTGGCCGGCCTGGCCGACCTCGCCGTGGCGGTGCTGCTATTCGCGGTGACGGCCGGCACCGGCCTACCGGTCGGCGGCAGTGTCCTGTTCGGAGTGTCGGTCGCCACCGTCGGGCTCACGTTCGCGGCACTGACCGCCGTGGCGGTGCAGGTGTTCGAAAACCTCCGGGCCGCGTACGGCGCGGTCGGTCTCGCCATCGGCGCGGCATTCGTGCTGCGGGCCGCCGGCGACGCGGGCAATGGAACGCTGTCGTGGCTGTCGCCGATCGGCTGGGCCCAACGCACGTTCCCCTACGTCGACAACCGATGGTGGCCGCTGCTGTTCCCCGTGGCGACCACCGCGGTGCTGACGGCCGCGGCGATGGCGTTGCTCGAGCGCCGGGACTTCGGCGCCGGCCTGGTTCGGTCCCGTCCCGGTCGCCCCTACGCGTCGCCGGCGTTGCGCTCGTCGTTGGGCCTGGCGTGGCGACTGCAGCGCGGCTCGCTCGTCGGCTGGGCACTCGGACTGTTTCTGCTGGGCACCGCCTACGGATCGATCGGCGACAGCATCGAGCAGTACGTGGCGGACAACCCGGAGGTGGTCCAGTTCCTTCCCGGCGGCGCTGCCGACATCGTGGACGCGTTCCTGGGCCTGACGCTGCTGACCCTGGCGGTGATCACCGCCGCCTACGCGGTGACGGTGGCGCTGCGGGCCCGCGCCGAGGAGACCTCCGGCCGGGCCGAACCGGTGCTGGCCACCGCGACCAGCCGCGCGGCCTGGATCGGGAGCCACCTGAGCGTCGCCGTGGCCGGGAGCGCGCTGGTCCTCGTCGCGGCCGGCGCGGGGGAGGGACTCGCCTACGGCCTGACCGTCGACGACCTGGGCCAGGTCCCGCGCCTGCTCGGCGTCGCCCTCGGCTACCTGCCCGCCGTGCTGCTCGTCGCCGCGGTCGCGGTGCTCGCCATCGGCTGGCTGCCCCGCGCGGCGTCGGTCGTCGCCTGGGTGATGGTCGCGTACTGCGCGGTGATCGCCCTGTTCGCCGACTCCTTCGACATCCCGGAGTGGCTCCAGCGGGGATCGCCGTTCGCGCACACACCGCAGGCACCGTTGGACGCGCTGACACCGACGCCGCTCGTGCTCATCGCACTGGTCGCCGTGGTGCTGGCCGCCAGCGGTTACGCCGGACTGCGCCGCCGCGACCTCGGCTATTGA
- a CDS encoding SDR family oxidoreductase, with translation MARTPSDITVPDLSGKLAVVTGASDGVGLVLASRLAAAGAEVVMPVRNRRKGAAPVAAIRQRHPDAVVSLRDLDLSSLDSVAALGATLRGEDRPIHILVNNAGVMTPPDRQTTADGYELQFGSNHLGHFALVSHLLPLLRAGRARVTSQISVAANENAVNWDDLNWERTYHGRRAYSQSKIAFGLFGLELDRRSRAGGWGITSNLAHPGVAPTNLLAARPELGRSRDTAGVRLIRVLSRTGLLGTVGSAALPALFAATSPDAAGGRLYGPSGFQHLSGAPAEQAVYSRLRGLDDAQRIWQVSADLTRTEA, from the coding sequence ATGGCACGCACCCCTTCGGACATCACGGTTCCCGACCTGTCCGGGAAGCTCGCCGTCGTCACGGGCGCCAGCGACGGCGTCGGTCTCGTCCTGGCGAGCCGCCTCGCCGCGGCGGGGGCGGAGGTGGTGATGCCGGTGCGCAACCGGCGAAAGGGCGCTGCGCCGGTGGCCGCGATCAGGCAGCGGCACCCGGACGCCGTCGTGTCGCTGCGCGACCTGGACCTGTCCTCATTGGACTCGGTGGCCGCGCTCGGGGCCACCCTGCGCGGCGAGGACCGCCCGATCCACATCCTCGTCAACAACGCCGGCGTGATGACGCCGCCGGACCGGCAGACCACCGCGGACGGCTACGAGCTGCAGTTCGGCAGCAACCATCTTGGACACTTCGCCCTGGTCTCGCACCTGCTGCCGCTGCTGCGGGCGGGTCGCGCCCGGGTCACCTCGCAGATCAGCGTGGCCGCCAACGAGAACGCCGTCAACTGGGACGACCTCAACTGGGAGCGGACCTACCACGGCCGCCGCGCGTACAGCCAGTCGAAGATCGCTTTCGGCCTGTTCGGGCTGGAGCTGGATCGGCGCAGCCGGGCCGGCGGGTGGGGGATCACCAGCAACCTCGCCCACCCGGGCGTCGCACCGACCAACCTGCTGGCCGCCCGCCCCGAGTTGGGCCGGTCCCGGGACACCGCCGGCGTGCGTCTCATCCGCGTGCTCTCCCGCACCGGCCTCCTGGGCACGGTCGGGTCGGCGGCCCTGCCGGCCCTGTTCGCCGCCACGTCGCCGGACGCGGCCGGCGGGCGGCTCTACGGCCCGAGCGGTTTCCAGCACCTGTCCGGTGCCCCGGCGGAACAGGCCGTCTATTCGCGACTCCGCGGCCTCGACGACGCGCAGCGCATCTGGCAGGTCTCCGCGGACCTGACCCGCACGGAGGCTTAG
- a CDS encoding DM13 domain-containing protein — translation MIARLLRRPLAWVVLVVLVFGAGAGLYWFQPWKLVTDREVNESLAVVPALTGSPAPEPAVTASPSRPAVVRQGQFISHEHDTSGLARIVAHTDGSHVLELVGLDTSNGPDLRVWLSDQPVRAGARGWHVFDDGTWVELGRLKGNKGDQTYAIPADTNLDRLTSAAIWCKRFSVSFGAASLEPAPSR, via the coding sequence GTGATCGCGCGCCTTCTTCGCCGGCCGTTGGCCTGGGTCGTGCTGGTGGTCCTGGTGTTCGGCGCCGGGGCGGGCCTCTATTGGTTCCAGCCGTGGAAGCTGGTCACCGACCGTGAGGTCAACGAGTCATTGGCAGTCGTGCCGGCCCTCACAGGCTCGCCGGCGCCCGAGCCGGCGGTGACGGCGTCGCCGTCCCGACCGGCGGTCGTGCGGCAGGGCCAGTTCATCAGCCACGAACACGACACCAGCGGGCTGGCCCGGATCGTCGCGCACACCGACGGATCCCACGTCCTCGAGCTGGTCGGCCTCGACACCTCCAACGGCCCGGACCTGCGCGTGTGGCTCTCCGACCAGCCGGTGCGCGCGGGCGCGCGGGGATGGCACGTCTTCGACGACGGGACGTGGGTCGAGCTCGGCAGGCTCAAGGGAAACAAGGGCGACCAGACGTACGCCATACCGGCGGACACGAACCTCGACCGGCTCACGAGCGCCGCGATCTGGTGCAAGCGCTTCTCGGTGTCGTTCGGCGCGGCGAGCCTGGAGCCCGCGCCGAGCCGCTGA
- a CDS encoding PQQ-binding-like beta-propeller repeat protein: MRRRVLAPILLAVAVAAGPTTAAAHGRGPNPPEGLAPTGADMPTVGGNLANQHYSGLTQINQRNLDKLGPAWRTHVSAVAPASDDVGQQTTPIVADGVIYLDTPRGEVIAVDGATGAPRWKWSPEGFEPAGTRRGVSIGEGKVFTLADGDRIVALDKDTGRQVWAVQPAVQAGVDLGSIDRVATVYHDGIVYAHAANGDRAAVVAVRASDGGHLWHFFGGPDRGTVFTDVDGDSVDAGATWGPVLPDGTDCALEGGATPWMHGAVDPGLGYYYMTFGNARSCRSSQDGSQRPGDNLFSSTMVAVDAKTGNYKWHYQSIRHDVWDMDNVHPPTLADIKVRGHERKVVFYGSKSGHQFVLDRTNGRPVLPVHQPMIQDSRQHHAPTQPFPAHRLLPECVVWQKLDPDNVPGDPWRAVPNYNGYQPDADGNLVFNPDSYVAADEPFLTYPQGYPTNHRRGCMYDPQWDLPILSTTSQNGGADWSNNAYSHRTNLVYYPYGTNPVAHWNGAGANGQRAIGQYQTGGILAYDASTGKVRWRNHLGTDMSHGQGPLTTASDLLFVGQIDGRFLAMDARDGDVLWEFQTGTGIAGAPITYEVDGEQYVAVFAAGSTNPYGGSVTQGDSLWAFKLGGAYRTGSGSQEGPEPAPLAIRRPVQGGPVEGSTVDNTVLLARRDRTTDTAAARDGTAQNAMSPTHLRVPVGTTVTFRNPGAETFPNFPNQLPHCATQYFEGLFNAKLDPGESFRFTFDRAGDYYFNDCTDPRPAGKIEVYLTPQDLPGAARFLPSTLDLGSRTGVFTGVRGAAVATLTLPAGHRLDGDVVLRTPLSVTPVPARGATAIGRTVLVWFDKADLDNNVPAGEAVPLTLVANVLRDGQQQQVTSTATVRITK, translated from the coding sequence ATGAGACGACGCGTTCTCGCACCGATCCTGCTCGCGGTCGCGGTCGCCGCGGGACCGACCACCGCCGCCGCCCACGGGCGCGGTCCGAACCCGCCGGAGGGCCTCGCGCCGACCGGCGCCGACATGCCGACCGTCGGGGGCAACCTGGCCAACCAGCACTACTCCGGACTCACGCAGATCAACCAGCGCAACCTCGACAAGCTCGGACCGGCCTGGCGTACGCACGTCTCGGCGGTCGCACCGGCCAGCGACGACGTCGGGCAGCAGACGACGCCGATCGTCGCCGACGGGGTCATCTATCTCGACACGCCGCGCGGTGAGGTGATCGCCGTCGACGGCGCGACCGGCGCGCCCAGGTGGAAGTGGTCCCCCGAAGGCTTCGAGCCGGCGGGCACCAGGCGCGGCGTCTCCATCGGCGAGGGCAAGGTCTTCACGCTCGCCGACGGCGACCGGATCGTGGCGCTCGACAAGGACACCGGCCGACAGGTCTGGGCCGTGCAGCCGGCGGTGCAGGCCGGCGTCGACCTGGGCAGCATCGATCGGGTGGCGACGGTCTACCACGACGGCATCGTCTATGCCCATGCCGCCAACGGCGACCGGGCCGCGGTGGTCGCGGTGCGGGCCAGCGACGGTGGCCACCTGTGGCACTTCTTCGGCGGGCCGGACCGCGGCACCGTCTTCACCGACGTCGACGGCGACTCGGTCGACGCCGGCGCCACCTGGGGACCGGTGCTGCCCGACGGCACCGACTGCGCCCTCGAAGGTGGCGCGACGCCGTGGATGCACGGCGCGGTCGACCCGGGCCTGGGCTACTACTACATGACCTTCGGCAACGCCCGCAGCTGCCGCAGCTCGCAGGACGGCTCCCAGCGCCCGGGCGACAACCTGTTCTCCAGCACCATGGTCGCGGTCGACGCGAAGACCGGGAACTACAAGTGGCACTACCAGTCGATCCGGCACGACGTGTGGGACATGGACAACGTCCACCCGCCGACGCTGGCCGACATCAAGGTGCGGGGCCACGAGCGCAAGGTGGTGTTCTACGGCAGCAAGTCGGGGCACCAGTTCGTGCTCGACCGCACCAACGGCCGGCCGGTGCTGCCGGTGCACCAGCCGATGATCCAGGACTCGCGGCAGCACCACGCCCCGACCCAGCCGTTCCCTGCGCACCGCCTGCTGCCCGAATGCGTGGTCTGGCAGAAGCTCGACCCGGACAACGTGCCGGGCGACCCGTGGCGCGCCGTGCCGAACTACAACGGCTACCAGCCGGACGCCGACGGCAACCTCGTCTTCAACCCGGACAGCTACGTGGCGGCGGACGAGCCGTTCCTGACCTACCCGCAGGGATATCCCACGAACCACCGCCGGGGCTGCATGTACGACCCGCAGTGGGACCTGCCCATCCTGTCGACCACCAGCCAGAACGGCGGGGCCGACTGGTCGAACAACGCCTACAGCCACCGCACCAACCTGGTCTACTACCCCTACGGCACCAACCCGGTCGCGCACTGGAACGGCGCCGGCGCCAACGGGCAACGGGCGATCGGCCAGTACCAGACCGGCGGCATCCTCGCCTACGACGCCTCGACCGGGAAGGTGCGCTGGCGCAACCATCTCGGCACCGACATGTCCCACGGCCAGGGCCCGCTGACGACGGCCAGCGACCTGCTCTTCGTCGGGCAGATCGACGGCCGGTTCCTGGCGATGGACGCCCGCGACGGCGACGTCCTGTGGGAGTTCCAGACGGGCACCGGCATCGCCGGCGCGCCGATCACCTACGAGGTCGACGGCGAGCAGTACGTCGCCGTGTTCGCCGCCGGGTCGACCAACCCGTACGGCGGCTCGGTGACGCAGGGTGACTCCCTGTGGGCGTTCAAGCTCGGCGGGGCCTACCGGACCGGGTCGGGCAGCCAGGAAGGGCCGGAGCCGGCGCCGCTGGCGATCCGCCGGCCGGTGCAGGGCGGTCCGGTCGAAGGGTCCACGGTGGACAACACCGTGCTGCTGGCCCGGCGGGACCGCACGACCGACACCGCGGCGGCCCGCGACGGCACCGCGCAGAACGCCATGTCGCCCACCCACCTGCGCGTCCCGGTGGGCACGACGGTGACCTTCCGCAACCCGGGCGCGGAGACGTTCCCGAACTTCCCGAACCAGTTGCCGCACTGCGCGACCCAGTACTTCGAGGGGTTGTTCAACGCCAAGCTGGACCCCGGAGAGAGCTTCCGGTTCACCTTCGACCGGGCCGGCGACTATTACTTCAACGACTGCACGGACCCACGGCCGGCCGGCAAGATCGAGGTATACCTGACGCCACAGGACCTGCCGGGCGCCGCGCGGTTCCTGCCGTCGACCCTCGACCTCGGTTCGCGGACCGGAGTCTTCACCGGCGTCCGCGGCGCCGCCGTCGCGACGCTGACCCTGCCGGCCGGCCACCGGCTCGACGGCGACGTCGTGCTGCGGACGCCGTTGTCGGTGACTCCGGTGCCGGCGCGAGGCGCGACAGCGATCGGTCGCACCGTCCTCGTGTGGTTCGACAAGGCGGACCTCGACAACAACGTGCCGGCGGGCGAGGCCGTACCGCTGACGCTGGTGGCCAACGTCCTGCGCGACGGACAACAGCAGCAGGTCACGTCGACCGCGACGGTCCGGATCACCAAGTAG
- a CDS encoding CBS domain-containing protein, producing the protein MRARDLAAPFPVVEFGTPAIEAARLLAGQDLPGLIVVDNSGRPSTILPGTQVLRMAIPTYCQDDPALARVIDEAAADLFLRELGDRTVRDCLPERERELPVVDPDATVLEIAALMARSRSPLVAVVDRKEGLLGAVTLDALLDRLVAS; encoded by the coding sequence ATGCGCGCACGTGACCTTGCGGCACCGTTCCCCGTCGTCGAGTTCGGCACGCCGGCGATCGAAGCCGCCCGACTGCTGGCCGGGCAGGATCTGCCCGGGTTGATCGTCGTCGACAACTCGGGTCGACCGTCCACGATCCTGCCGGGGACGCAGGTGTTGCGGATGGCGATCCCGACCTACTGCCAGGACGACCCGGCGCTGGCCCGGGTGATCGACGAGGCGGCCGCCGACCTGTTCCTGCGTGAGCTGGGCGACCGCACGGTACGCGACTGCCTGCCCGAGCGGGAGCGGGAGCTGCCGGTCGTCGACCCCGACGCGACCGTTCTGGAGATCGCGGCGCTGATGGCCCGGTCCCGAAGTCCGCTGGTCGCGGTGGTGGACCGGAAGGAGGGCCTGCTGGGCGCGGTCACCCTCGACGCGCTCCTCGACCGACTGGTCGCCTCGTGA
- a CDS encoding ArsB/NhaD family transporter encodes MSITAWLAIAVFVVAYVLIATEKVHRVAAALGGAVLMLLIGATDAEHAFFSTDAGVDWNVIFLLLGMMLIVAVLRRTGVFEFVAIWAAKRAGGRPYRLMVILVLVTAVASAFLDNVTTVLLVAPVTFLVCDRLAVPVAPFLIAEALASNIGGTSTLVGDPPNIIIGSRAGLSYNDFLVHLAPIVALLLVAFIVLCRWLFRDAFRYDPQRAASVLALRERDAIRDVRLLVVSLVVLALVTAAFVLHTVLHLEPSVVAVVGGLALLAASRVDADEVARDVEWPTLVFFAGLFVMVGALVNTGVVDRVAQAASDAVEGRLLTASMVLLWGSAALSAIVDNIPYVATMSPVVAELVRADYGGQDPQVLWWSLALGADLGGNATAIGASANVVILGMAERAGRPISFWQFTKYGLVVTVITVALCVPYLWLRYFAFA; translated from the coding sequence GTGAGCATCACCGCCTGGCTCGCCATCGCTGTCTTCGTCGTCGCCTATGTGCTGATCGCCACCGAGAAGGTGCACCGGGTGGCGGCCGCGCTGGGCGGCGCCGTGCTGATGCTGCTGATCGGCGCCACCGACGCCGAGCACGCCTTCTTCTCCACGGACGCCGGCGTCGACTGGAACGTCATCTTCCTGCTGCTCGGGATGATGCTGATCGTCGCGGTCCTGCGGCGCACCGGCGTGTTCGAGTTCGTGGCGATCTGGGCGGCGAAGCGGGCGGGCGGGCGGCCGTACCGGCTGATGGTGATCCTGGTCCTGGTGACCGCGGTCGCGTCGGCCTTTCTCGACAACGTGACCACGGTGCTGCTGGTCGCTCCCGTGACGTTCCTGGTCTGCGACCGGCTGGCGGTGCCGGTGGCCCCGTTTCTGATCGCCGAGGCGCTGGCGTCGAACATCGGTGGAACGTCCACATTGGTTGGTGACCCACCGAACATTATCATCGGGAGCCGGGCCGGGCTGTCCTACAACGACTTCCTCGTGCACCTCGCGCCGATCGTGGCCCTCCTGCTGGTCGCGTTCATCGTGCTGTGCCGGTGGCTGTTCCGGGACGCCTTCCGGTACGACCCGCAGCGCGCGGCCTCCGTCCTGGCGCTGCGGGAGCGCGACGCCATCCGCGACGTCCGTCTCCTCGTGGTCTCGCTGGTCGTCCTCGCCCTCGTCACCGCCGCGTTCGTGCTGCACACGGTGTTGCACCTCGAGCCTTCGGTGGTCGCGGTCGTCGGCGGGCTGGCGTTGCTCGCCGCGTCCCGCGTCGACGCCGACGAGGTGGCCCGCGATGTCGAATGGCCGACGTTGGTCTTCTTCGCCGGCCTGTTCGTCATGGTCGGGGCGCTGGTGAACACCGGGGTCGTCGACCGGGTCGCCCAGGCCGCGTCCGACGCGGTGGAAGGACGGTTGCTGACGGCCTCCATGGTGCTGCTGTGGGGCTCCGCGGCGCTGTCCGCGATCGTGGACAACATCCCCTACGTGGCGACGATGAGCCCGGTCGTCGCCGAGCTCGTCCGCGCCGACTACGGCGGCCAGGACCCCCAGGTGCTGTGGTGGTCGCTGGCGCTCGGCGCCGACCTGGGCGGCAACGCCACCGCCATCGGCGCCTCGGCCAACGTGGTCATCCTGGGCATGGCCGAGCGCGCGGGCCGGCCGATCTCCTTCTGGCAGTTCACCAAGTACGGCCTCGTCGTCACCGTCATCACCGTCGCGCTCTGCGTGCCGTACCTCTGGCTGCGCTACTTCGCGTTCGCCTGA